A region from the Silene latifolia isolate original U9 population chromosome 7, ASM4854445v1, whole genome shotgun sequence genome encodes:
- the LOC141590541 gene encoding protein FAR1-RELATED SEQUENCE 5-like — protein MALDFDFNNLYVEGECSRAAETKGNGEAEYNGDVDLMKEYVELYGDGPVDDDDTVVTAAENDNIVEPVVGLAYKSSEELAAFAHSYAYKKGFSWYIRTNKLFKKYKEDGVSKKGSFKNEPRYHMYERLRLCCGHAAKTKDACNVYIESRYFDDEDVVKITQCHLEHNHEMDPKKSRLFVGFRHINDYFKKKRMINDAAGISILNNYKSLALEGGGHENLGFKFSDSRNAINQERRRSVIDGDAKELKAYFEKMKEEDPNYFYAIELNDFEAPMNVFGVIHAAELCLNLTETLYRMPFSPFIGVNQHGNSIVFACALVTRDYEESFEWVFAKFLECMGKAPSVILMTRKEQLGELGPRILAWDILCWDVVDAEE, from the exons ATGGCGCTTGATTTTGATTTCAATAACTTGTATGTAGAAGGTGAATGTTCACGAGCAGCAGAAACAAAAGGCAACGGTGAAGCAGAATATAACGGCGATGTTGATTTAATGAAAGAGTATGTCGAGTTGTATGGCGACGGTCCAGTGGATGATGATGACACCGTTGTTACTGCTGCTGAGAACGACAACATTGTTGAACCTGTTGTAGGTTTGGCTTACAAGTCATCTGAAGAACTCGCAGCTTTCGCCCATTCATACGCATATAAGAAGGGGTTTTCATGGTACATTCGCACTAATAAACTCTTTAAAAAGTACAAGGAAGACGGTGTTTCAAAAAAAGGTTCTTTTAAGAATGAACCGCGGTATCATATGTATGAAAGATTAAGGCTTTGTTGTGGTCATGCTGCTAAAACCAAGGATGCCTGCAATGTTTACATTGAGTCCCGTTATTTCGACGATGAAGACGTAGTGAAGATAACGCAATGCCATTTAGAGCACAACCATGAGATGGATCCTAAAAAAAGTCGGTTATTTGTTGGGTTTAGACATATAAATGACTACTTCAAAAAGAAGAGAATGATCAATGATGCTGCTGGTAtttcaatattaaataattacaAGTCGTTGGCCTTGGAGGGGGGAGGTCATGAGAACCTTGGCTTTAAGTTTAGTGATAGTCGAAACGCCATCAATCAAGAACGAAGACGTAGCGTCATAGATGGCGATGCTAAAGAATTGAAGGCATATTTTGAGAAGATGAAAGAGGAGGATCCTAATTATTTCTATGCAATTGAGCTCAATGATTTTGAGGCTCCAATGAATGTTTTTGGTGTGATTCACGCTGCCGAGCTATGTTTAAATCTTACGGAGACGCT GTATCGCATGCCTTTTTCCCCTTTCATAGGGGTGAATCAACATGGGAATTCAATTGTTTTTGCTTGTGCTTTGGTTACGCGTGATTATGAAGAAAGTTTTGAGTGGGTTTTTGCCAAGTTTTTAGAATGCATGGGTAAAGCTCCATCAGTTATATTGATGACCAGGAAAGAGCAATTG GGAGAGTTGGGTCCCCGCATATTGGCGTGGGATATTTTGTGCTGGGATGTCGTCGACGCAGAGGAGTGA